The proteins below come from a single Streptomyces sp. SCSIO 75703 genomic window:
- a CDS encoding ABC transporter ATP-binding protein: MTTPDTQRPLRGAHILRTALRRNIKAMAGGTFLMGLYQAGETAFPIALGLIVEHTMRDRGPRSLGLSIAALAVIITTVSYSWRFGMRVLQKANTTEAHRWRVRVASASLQPVARDTGLKSGEVLTIATEDADQTADIIEVVPLLISSLVAVAVAAVALGLASVHLGLLVIVGTVAILSVLSVMSRRIGDSTREQQARVARAGAKVADLITGLRPLHGFGGNHAAFRSYRRVSTEARRQAVTVAGVNGVYAGTALALNAALAAAVTLTAGRLAFRGDITLGELVMAVGLAQFIIEPLKLFSEMPKYVMTARASADRMALVLAAPPVTVPGTGRPPEGGDLELDRVRHGALRDLTFRVRAGEFVAVAAHQPRAAADLAAVLALRVPPKAYGGAVRVGGRELAGLSVAGVREHLLVNPYDGEIFAGTLRSNIDPSGTSGSVPEAVEASLLTDVVALHRAGLDHEVRDRGANLSGGQRQRLSLARALAADTDVLVLHDPTTAVDAVTEQLIARNVAKLRRGRTTLVLTSSPALLDAADRVLVLDEGTITAEGTHRDLLARDDAYRRAVAR; the protein is encoded by the coding sequence ATGACCACGCCTGACACCCAGCGCCCCCTCCGGGGGGCCCACATCCTGCGCACCGCGCTGCGCCGCAACATCAAGGCCATGGCCGGGGGCACGTTCCTCATGGGCCTGTACCAGGCGGGGGAGACGGCCTTCCCCATCGCCCTGGGCCTGATCGTGGAGCACACGATGCGGGACCGCGGCCCCCGCTCCCTCGGCCTGTCGATCGCCGCCCTGGCGGTGATCATCACGACGGTCTCGTACTCCTGGCGGTTCGGCATGCGCGTCCTGCAGAAGGCCAACACCACGGAGGCGCACCGCTGGCGGGTGCGGGTCGCCTCCGCCTCCCTCCAGCCGGTCGCCCGGGACACCGGCCTTAAGTCCGGCGAGGTGCTGACCATCGCCACCGAGGACGCCGACCAGACCGCCGACATCATCGAGGTGGTGCCGCTGCTCATCAGCTCGCTCGTCGCGGTGGCGGTCGCCGCGGTCGCCCTCGGCCTGGCCAGCGTCCACCTCGGGCTGCTGGTCATCGTGGGCACCGTGGCCATCCTGTCGGTCCTGAGCGTCATGTCACGGCGCATCGGCGACAGCACCCGCGAGCAGCAGGCGCGGGTGGCCAGGGCGGGCGCCAAGGTCGCCGACCTGATCACGGGGCTGCGCCCGCTGCACGGCTTCGGCGGCAACCACGCGGCGTTCCGCTCCTACCGCCGGGTCAGCACGGAGGCGAGGCGGCAGGCGGTGACCGTCGCCGGGGTGAACGGGGTGTACGCGGGCACCGCGCTCGCCCTCAACGCCGCCCTGGCCGCCGCCGTCACGCTGACCGCGGGCCGGCTCGCCTTCCGCGGCGACATCACCCTCGGCGAACTCGTCATGGCCGTCGGACTCGCCCAGTTCATCATCGAACCGCTGAAGCTCTTCTCGGAGATGCCCAAGTACGTGATGACCGCGCGCGCCTCCGCCGACCGGATGGCGCTGGTGCTGGCCGCCCCGCCCGTCACCGTCCCCGGCACCGGCAGGCCCCCCGAGGGCGGGGACCTGGAACTGGACCGAGTCCGCCACGGCGCCCTGCGCGACCTGACGTTCCGGGTGCGCGCGGGCGAGTTCGTCGCCGTCGCCGCCCACCAGCCGCGTGCGGCGGCCGACCTCGCGGCGGTGCTCGCGCTGCGCGTGCCGCCAAAGGCGTACGGGGGAGCGGTGCGGGTCGGCGGGCGGGAACTGGCCGGCCTGTCGGTGGCGGGCGTCCGCGAGCACCTGCTGGTCAACCCGTACGACGGGGAGATCTTCGCGGGCACCCTGCGCTCCAACATCGACCCCTCGGGCACCAGCGGTTCGGTGCCCGAGGCGGTCGAGGCGTCCCTGCTGACCGACGTCGTGGCCCTGCACCGGGCGGGGCTCGACCACGAGGTGCGCGACCGGGGCGCCAACCTCTCCGGCGGCCAGCGCCAGCGGCTCTCGCTGGCCCGCGCCCTGGCCGCCGACACCGACGTCCTCGTGCTGCACGACCCGACGACCGCCGTCGACGCGGTGACCGAGCAGTTGATCGCCCGGAACGTGGCCAAGCTGCGCCGGGGCCGCACCACCCTCGTCCTCACGAGCAGCCCCGCGCTCCTGGACGCCGCCGACCGGGTCCTGGTCCTGGACGAGGGCACGATCACCGCCGAGGGCACCCACCGCGACCTCTTGGCCCGCGACGACGCCTACCGCCGCGCCGTGGCCCGGTAG
- a CDS encoding alpha/beta hydrolase-fold protein encodes MRLEGRTAFAAFGLSGAPGTDAFWAAAGGPVSVPAEGGGWTTLFLWRGSPATLEFESWSGPVPLRRFGETDCWYARVRMPARLRVTYRFLAGDAGHADPFNPAGAGGDRSVAATPDAPAQPHWPDLGPDAVLPLPRTRLRWTGGRLGGRRTVRVHPVGGGGPVVLLLDGDDWLYLHPAATAFDAAHAAGEMPPVTLVLLPARDREAEFAGRPELWEAVRDELLPLVAASGVPADPGRLVVAGQSLGGLSALYAALEFPALVTRVACQSGSFWWAPGAGRAADPLGGPPGGALAGRLRAGADLSGLRIAFDVGEHERRMLPHCELVETLTEWAGATVRVSRSASDHDRAGWRQALLRDVAWTLAAPDGPDAPPAPGR; translated from the coding sequence GTGCGCCTGGAGGGGAGAACCGCGTTCGCCGCGTTCGGGCTGTCCGGTGCGCCGGGCACCGACGCCTTCTGGGCCGCCGCGGGCGGACCCGTGTCGGTGCCCGCCGAGGGGGGCGGCTGGACGACGCTGTTCCTGTGGCGGGGCTCCCCGGCGACCCTGGAGTTCGAGAGCTGGTCGGGGCCGGTGCCGCTGCGCCGCTTCGGGGAAACCGACTGCTGGTACGCGCGGGTGCGCATGCCGGCCCGGCTGCGGGTGACCTACCGGTTCCTGGCGGGGGACGCGGGGCACGCCGACCCGTTCAACCCGGCCGGCGCCGGCGGTGACCGGTCCGTCGCCGCGACCCCGGACGCGCCGGCCCAGCCGCACTGGCCGGACCTCGGCCCGGACGCCGTCCTGCCGCTGCCGCGGACCCGGCTGCGCTGGACGGGCGGGCGGCTCGGCGGGCGGCGTACCGTACGGGTCCATCCGGTGGGCGGCGGCGGGCCGGTGGTGCTGCTGCTCGACGGGGACGACTGGCTGTACCTGCATCCGGCGGCCACCGCCTTCGACGCGGCCCACGCGGCGGGCGAGATGCCGCCGGTGACCCTCGTCCTCCTCCCGGCCCGGGACCGCGAGGCCGAGTTCGCCGGCCGGCCGGAGCTGTGGGAGGCGGTCCGCGACGAACTGCTGCCGCTGGTGGCCGCGTCCGGCGTGCCCGCCGACCCGGGCCGGCTCGTCGTCGCCGGGCAGAGCCTCGGCGGGCTCAGCGCCCTGTACGCGGCCCTGGAGTTCCCCGCGCTCGTGACGCGGGTCGCCTGCCAGTCGGGCTCCTTCTGGTGGGCGCCCGGTGCCGGACGGGCGGCGGACCCGCTGGGCGGCCCGCCCGGCGGCGCCCTCGCCGGGCGGCTGCGCGCGGGCGCGGACCTCTCCGGGCTGCGGATCGCCTTCGACGTCGGGGAACACGAGCGGCGGATGCTGCCGCACTGCGAGCTGGTCGAGACGCTGACCGAATGGGCCGGCGCGACGGTACGGGTCTCACGCTCGGCCTCGGACCACGACCGGGCGGGGTGGCGCCAGGCCCTGCTGCGGGACGTCGCCTGGACCCTCGCCGCGCCGGACGGGCCGGACGCGCCGCCCGCGCCGGGCCGCTGA
- a CDS encoding ABC transporter ATP-binding protein, which yields MTTRDRTDAPAPAPGTTAGAGLDARLVVDRGSFRLDVALTAAPGDVVALLGPNGAGKTTALRALAGLVPLDGGHLRLDGTPLDRTPPEGRPVGVVFQDYLLFPHLTALDNVAFGPRCQGLAKAEARARAAEWLDRMGLAAHAGARPRRLSGGQAQRVALARALATRPRLLLLDEPLAALDARTRLEVRARLRRHLAGFEAVAVLVTHDPLDAMVLADRLVVVEGGRVVQEGTPSDVARRPRTDYIARLVGLNLYRGRAEGHAVRLDGGPSVTTTEELSGPVFVAFAPSAVTLHRERPTGSSARNLWHCEVAGLETHGDRIRADLDGDLPLAADLTTAAAAELDLFPGTEVWASVKAVQTHAYPA from the coding sequence ATGACGACCCGTGACCGCACCGATGCCCCCGCCCCCGCCCCCGGGACCACGGCCGGGGCGGGCCTGGACGCGCGGCTCGTCGTGGACCGCGGCTCCTTCCGGCTGGACGTGGCGCTGACCGCCGCGCCCGGTGACGTGGTCGCCCTGCTCGGCCCCAACGGCGCGGGCAAGACCACGGCGCTGCGCGCCCTGGCCGGCCTGGTGCCGCTGGACGGCGGCCATCTGCGGCTGGACGGCACCCCGCTGGACCGCACCCCGCCGGAGGGCCGTCCGGTCGGCGTGGTCTTCCAGGACTACCTGCTCTTCCCGCACCTGACGGCGCTCGACAACGTGGCCTTCGGGCCGCGCTGCCAGGGGCTGGCCAAGGCGGAGGCCCGCGCGCGGGCGGCCGAGTGGCTGGACCGGATGGGCCTCGCCGCGCACGCGGGTGCCCGGCCCCGCCGGCTCTCCGGCGGGCAGGCGCAGCGGGTCGCCCTGGCCCGCGCGCTGGCCACCCGGCCCCGGCTGCTCCTGCTGGACGAGCCGCTGGCCGCGCTGGACGCCCGGACCCGGCTGGAGGTGCGCGCCCGGCTCCGGCGCCACCTGGCCGGCTTCGAGGCGGTCGCGGTGCTGGTCACGCACGATCCGCTGGACGCCATGGTGCTGGCGGACCGCCTGGTCGTGGTGGAGGGCGGCCGGGTGGTGCAGGAGGGAACGCCCTCGGACGTCGCGCGCCGCCCCCGCACGGACTACATCGCCCGGCTGGTCGGCCTGAACCTCTACCGGGGCCGGGCCGAGGGGCACGCGGTGCGGCTGGACGGGGGGCCGTCGGTCACGACCACCGAGGAGCTGTCCGGGCCGGTCTTCGTGGCGTTCGCGCCGAGCGCCGTCACCCTGCACCGGGAGCGGCCGACCGGGTCCAGCGCCCGCAACCTGTGGCACTGCGAGGTCGCCGGGCTGGAGACCCACGGCGACCGGATCCGCGCGGACCTGGACGGGGACCTCCCGCTCGCCGCCGACCTCACCACGGCCGCCGCCGCCGAGCTGGACCTGTTCCCCGGCACGGAGGTCTGGGCGAGCGTCAAGGCGGTGCAGACGCACGCCTATCCGGCCTGA
- a CDS encoding ABC transporter permease produces the protein MGGRGVPLPLLLPALLGLAFLLVPLLALLVRAPWSGLPEQLTSAEVWQALRLSLVCATAATAVSLVVGVPLAWVLARVEFPGRGLVRALVTLPLVLPPVVGGVALLTALGRNGVVGRWLDSWFGVTLPFTTAGVVLAEAFVAMPFLVISVEGTLRAADRRFEEAAATLGASRFTAFRRVTLPLIAPGIAAGAVLAWARALGEFGATITFAGNFPGRTQTMPLAVYLALQSDPEAAIALSLVLLTVSIAVLAGLRDRWMTAS, from the coding sequence GTGGGCGGCCGGGGCGTGCCGCTGCCGCTGCTGCTGCCCGCCCTGCTCGGACTGGCGTTCCTGCTCGTGCCGTTGCTCGCGCTGCTGGTGCGGGCGCCGTGGAGCGGGCTGCCCGAGCAGCTCACCAGCGCCGAGGTGTGGCAGGCGCTGCGGCTCTCCCTGGTCTGCGCGACGGCGGCCACCGCGGTGAGCCTGGTCGTCGGCGTGCCGCTGGCCTGGGTGCTGGCCCGGGTGGAGTTCCCCGGGCGCGGGCTGGTGCGGGCGCTGGTGACGCTGCCCCTGGTGCTGCCGCCGGTGGTCGGCGGTGTGGCCCTGCTGACGGCCCTGGGCCGCAACGGCGTCGTCGGCCGGTGGCTGGACTCCTGGTTCGGCGTCACCCTGCCCTTCACCACCGCCGGGGTGGTGCTCGCGGAGGCGTTCGTGGCGATGCCCTTCCTCGTCATCAGCGTCGAGGGCACCCTGCGCGCCGCCGACCGCCGTTTCGAGGAGGCCGCGGCGACGCTCGGCGCCTCCCGCTTCACCGCGTTCCGCCGGGTCACGCTGCCGCTGATCGCCCCGGGCATCGCGGCGGGCGCGGTGCTGGCCTGGGCGCGGGCGCTGGGCGAGTTCGGCGCGACGATCACCTTCGCCGGGAACTTCCCCGGCCGCACCCAGACCATGCCCCTGGCGGTCTACCTCGCCCTGCAGAGCGACCCGGAGGCCGCCATCGCCCTCAGCCTGGTCCTGCTCACCGTGTCCATCGCGGTCCTCGCCGGCCTGCGCGACCGCTGGATGACCGCCTCATGA
- the modA gene encoding molybdate ABC transporter substrate-binding protein produces the protein MTRTARRTRRTARRAGIGAAALLALSACSSSGDSSDADADSPRSGSSSAGRLSGTVTVFAAASLTESFTTLGEEFEKAHPGTEVTFNFGGSDSLAAGINSGAPADVFAAASTTTMKLVTDAGAAAGEPVTFVRNRLEIATLPGNPDKVTALADLAGPDLKVVLCDKRVPCGAATQKILEATGLEVTPVSYEQDVKGALTKVELKEADAALVYKTDVHAAGDRVEGVEFPEASGAVNDYPIVLLGDAPNADAAKAFIDLVRSETGRKVLSGAGFLTP, from the coding sequence ATGACCCGAACCGCGCGCAGGACCCGACGGACGGCGCGGAGGGCGGGCATCGGCGCCGCCGCGCTGCTGGCCCTGAGCGCCTGTTCCTCGTCCGGTGACTCCTCCGACGCCGACGCGGACTCCCCGCGCTCCGGCTCCTCCTCCGCCGGGCGGCTCTCCGGGACGGTGACCGTGTTCGCCGCCGCCTCCCTCACCGAGAGCTTCACCACGCTCGGCGAGGAGTTCGAGAAGGCGCACCCCGGCACCGAGGTCACCTTCAACTTCGGCGGCAGCGACAGCCTCGCCGCGGGCATCAACAGCGGTGCCCCGGCGGATGTGTTCGCCGCCGCCAGCACCACGACGATGAAGCTGGTCACGGACGCGGGGGCCGCCGCCGGCGAGCCCGTCACCTTCGTCCGCAACCGACTCGAGATCGCCACCCTGCCCGGCAACCCGGACAAGGTCACGGCGCTCGCGGACCTCGCCGGGCCGGATCTGAAGGTCGTCCTGTGCGACAAGCGGGTGCCGTGCGGGGCCGCCACCCAGAAGATCCTGGAGGCGACCGGTCTGGAGGTGACGCCGGTCTCCTACGAGCAGGACGTCAAGGGCGCCCTGACCAAGGTCGAGCTGAAGGAGGCCGACGCCGCGCTGGTCTACAAGACCGATGTGCACGCGGCCGGTGACAGGGTGGAGGGCGTGGAGTTCCCCGAGGCGTCCGGGGCCGTCAACGACTACCCGATCGTCCTGCTCGGGGACGCGCCGAACGCCGACGCCGCGAAGGCGTTCATCGACCTGGTCCGCTCCGAGACCGGCCGCAAGGTCCTGTCCGGAGCCGGCTTCCTGACGCCGTGA
- a CDS encoding helix-turn-helix transcriptional regulator: MQSYTIGQAARLLGVSPDTARRWADAGRVATHRDQGGRRLIDGRALAAFSVELAQGGGAEEDASYTSVRNAFPGIVTAVKLGDVAAQVEIQAGPHRLVSLLTREAVEELGLEVGMEATARVKSTNVHIDRA; this comes from the coding sequence ATGCAGTCGTACACGATCGGCCAGGCCGCCCGGCTCCTCGGCGTCAGTCCGGACACCGCGCGCCGGTGGGCGGACGCCGGGCGGGTGGCGACCCACCGGGACCAGGGCGGGCGCCGCCTCATCGACGGGCGGGCCCTGGCCGCGTTCTCGGTGGAGCTGGCCCAGGGCGGCGGCGCCGAGGAGGACGCGTCCTACACCTCGGTGCGCAACGCGTTCCCCGGCATCGTCACCGCCGTGAAGCTCGGGGACGTCGCCGCCCAGGTGGAGATCCAGGCGGGCCCGCACCGGCTGGTGTCGCTGCTGACCCGGGAGGCCGTGGAGGAACTGGGGCTGGAGGTCGGCATGGAGGCCACCGCCCGGGTGAAGTCGACCAACGTGCACATCGACCGCGCCTGA